One Populus nigra chromosome 16, ddPopNigr1.1, whole genome shotgun sequence genomic window, ATAGAAAAGATGTTTCTAAGTCGAGTGGTGGTGATTGGAGCTTGTAAGATGGTCAAAAATGTCATGTTCATTCTCCTGAAAATGGCAACTTAATCAGTCTTCTCAACTTAAAGAGATGATAAAAGGATTAGACGACGTGTCActcatttctttattaaaatctAAGTAACACATCATTCatttaaatcctaaaaattaaattttttaaataagatattagaaaaaaaactcaatttactCTTTGTCCTTCCAATTTAAGCATATAAATCATTAATTGACGTGAAACTTCTCAATTTTGATAATTACACCCCTTGGCTTCCAGATTATGCAATTTCATCTCTATCaatcatcaaacttttaatttctttcgaGTAGACCgctaatttgattaattttagtcCCTGAACTCACgcgttttatatattttgatccttagttttgaaattcttcaatttgaccctcaataagccttcaatttttaaatttctttcaatcaaGCCCTTAATTGCACCAATTTAGCCTTTTCAAGTTTCAATTGTGTCCCTAATCTTCCTATTGTTatgaattgatttgaattaggccttcaaatttgatttttctttaattaagtcctcaatTGAATGCATAAAACCTATTAGAAGTTAAATTAAGTcattgaacttaattaattcttttaattttgatcaagttGGATTTCAACCTCCACTTTTTTTCTGTTAGGTCTTTCTTTTCAACCcatcacattaaaatatctCATTCTAATTATTTTGATCTATTGCAACTCGAaaacttatatttttgtaacctgaaattttttttgaaaatttttgtttttttggatttaaaattaggttatgataaTAGGGGAGAAAGTTGATGGAAGTGGTCAATGGTGTCAGTATTCTTGAATCAATGGTTTTGCAAATCATACCTTTATGGATAATTCTGTGCCTTTTAGGATCCCTGCGCTCtgtatcaaagaaaaaaaaggttcgcTGTACTAACTCGATACAAAGAGTAATGGAAAGTGAGGAATCTAATGATCCCAAGTACATTTGATAGGATGAGACAAGAAATACTAGTTctatgttgtttttctttttttttctacaaacaGAAACAGTATACAAAGTTTCATACCATACATCCAGTTTATATAATATACACCATGCCAACCTCTACGAGAGCAGCATGGGGGATGTTCAATGCCACTGGAGGTTCACGGCaatttttatcaagaaaaacatAGGCCATAATCAggaattttttcaaaaagtttGAATCATTACGCACTGTTAAATGCGACTGACCTAGGAAATATGCGGTGCCACTTTCCCTGGCATCAATCAATTCTTGTAGCTCCTCCCTGACAGATACCCGCATTCTAGGACTACCTTCTGGCATTAGAAATCGAACCTTTTTTCTTCTGACCGGCGTTTTTCTTTCGATCAAATCTCCTGATGGACTTGCCAGAGTTTCATTGTTAGCTATATTTGTGGAGCCGGCAACTGAGGTGGTATCATGTATAGGAATCAGTGCATTTCTGTCCACCAATGGCTTCCCAACAATCATCATTCTTCCTTCAGGAGAAGTCAGAGATTCACAATCACTTTCTTCTAAGGAAATGAATTCTCCGATTGAGCTAATAATCTGTTCCTCAAAATCATCTGTGTCTCTTATTTGATCACAGTACCCATACCTCACAATGCATCTGTAAATTCTGTAATCTTTGGTACCAACTCTGCCTACAAGACACCGCTCACGGGGAGGCACACAAGGGACTGGTTGGGGCTTGAAGGACACAAAGATTAGCACTTGATGAAATGCTGGAAGATTTGTGATGAAATGTGAGAAAAAAGCTGGGATTCCTGTCACCATATCAGTGTAGATTAAACCAATTCCGGGTACTCTGGAAACTCCTAGGCCTGGGCTATAATCCGTAAGCCATTCTGTCGAAACcttgttttgaaaatcaaaCTCATATTTCTTCATAGTTCCGTAATGCCAAGCAAGCATTATAGTGAAAGAAACTGCAGCAATAACAAATAGATACCAAGCTCCTTTGTGAAAACTCAGCATACATGCCGATACATATACAGCCTCAACGAAACCAAAGAACATCAGGAAGCACCCAGATACAAACAAACTCTTCTCCCAGTACAGAGCGATCACAAGTGACATCATACAAGTCGTTACTATCATCCCAAAAACTATTGCCATACCTGTATGGAGATTTAACCAGCATACATTAGATTAGACCATCAAATAATTCGAAGAATCGGAGAAAACTTTATCCAAGAACCTAATGTTCTATTAAGCATCTATTGTTTATGCTCCTAAATATGGCAATAATTTGCAAACTATTAATAGCTACTTTAAATGTTGTAACATCCAAGAAAATGAATGCTTGACATCACTAGGAAATCTATAGCCTCACCCACTATCTTGTAATCGATTCATATTCTCCTTACCCTAATGTATTTCAAAAATTGTCAACTATAAGTGGTTACTTCACTGTGCTCCAAAAAATTCCTACAGAACATTGTCATCTTATTCAAGGATCTTAGAACCTTGGAGCTTCAGAAAAAGGGAATGAAAAGAATATTGACGGAAAATACCTGCTGCATTTGCAATCCTCGTTATGTCATGGAAACCAATAGTGACAGAGAGACTAAGGGCCATCAATAACCAGTTGACATCTGGAATATAAACCTGCCCAAGTCGCTTATCTGATGTATGTATAACTTTAACTCTAGGGAAACAACCAAGTGCCAGGCACTGGTTTATTATGGAGAAGCTGGCTGTTATTGTTGCTTGGCTTCCTACAGCTGAAGCAAGCAGAGATACCAGTATGAAGACATGACGAAGATGTTCTGTATTTGTAACGGTTTCCACAAATTAGAAACATAAATCCCAGGTGATGCAGCCATCAAACAACATAAAACATCAGTGAAAAACTTACTAGGTACAGATTCACTTAGATGATTAAAATTTTCAGTGCCATTCCAGTGTTTAGAGATAAATGCAGCTTGACCAGCATAGCATAAAACTAGAACGGGATAAATCAAGCAGACAAATGTTATCTGCATCAGAGATACCAAGCAAAAGTTATATTGTAATTCTGTACTGATTCTGTATAATTGTGAAACGGCAACAAGTATTGAGCTATTTTCAATACCTTGATTGATCTCTTGGAGAAATGACCTAGATCTGTAAACATTGTTTCTGATCCTGCAGGATAATTAGTCAGATGAAGAGGTTAACACAATTTGGCACTACTAAAAACAGCATGTTCAgagacaaaagaaaaacaacaaaaaagctTAGTATATAATGAAGAACATGCTAGCCGACCTGCTATGCAAAGAAGAATGCTATTCAGTGACTTCCAACTggctttgttgatttttcttacaaatCTATACATGTACTCTGGGGAGATTGCAGAGAAGATTTTAGGGTCCCAGTGGAATACATTATATATACCCACTCCACTAATAAACAGGAGCCATATAGTGACAATTGGGGCAAACATGAACCCAATTTTATGAGTCCCATAGTACTGCAGTATAAAAAGGCCTACTGTTATAACACATGCAGAAGGAACCGGTACATCTGAAAAAACCCATATCATGGAAGCCGGTCAGTAACTGAGATAGCAAAATCTTGGCAGATCCTAATGAATAAAGGGAGAATGAATATCAAAATGCTACAACTTCCATATGATCATCAAAAGagatttaaaattctaatcagTTCAATCTTCAGGTATTTGAAACTACTAATCTTGAAAGGGAAATATAAAGCATTATCATTAATATCATGTTATTAGAGAACATGTATGCTTTTG contains:
- the LOC133676196 gene encoding potassium transporter 1-like, yielding MDPPLSPTTYSDGLKKETWRHSLILSFQTLGVVYGRLSTAPLYVFGTIQTTDFKSNETAYEYFSFIFWTLTVVSLLKYAFIVLRADDNGEGGVFALYSLLCRHAKVGLLPNDRSTKEVMQHEEVSTLRGKVESRARKAIRNRRSSHYLMLFTALFGACMIIGDAVITPSISVLSASSGLQRSLSNIKYTSSTDAEQTISDDLKKYVPVPSACVITVGLFILQYYGTHKIGFMFAPIVTIWLLFISGVGIYNVFHWDPKIFSAISPEYMYRFVRKINKASWKSLNSILLCIAGSETMFTDLGHFSKRSIKITFVCLIYPVLVLCYAGQAAFISKHWNGTENFNHLSESVPKHLRHVFILVSLLASAVGSQATITASFSIINQCLALGCFPRVKVIHTSDKRLGQVYIPDVNWLLMALSLSVTIGFHDITRIANAAGMAIVFGMIVTTCMMSLVIALYWEKSLFVSGCFLMFFGFVEAVYVSACMLSFHKGAWYLFVIAAVSFTIMLAWHYGTMKKYEFDFQNKVSTEWLTDYSPGLGVSRVPGIGLIYTDMVTGIPAFFSHFITNLPAFHQVLIFVSFKPQPVPCVPPRERCLVGRVGTKDYRIYRCIVRYGYCDQIRDTDDFEEQIISSIGEFISLEESDCESLTSPEGRMMIVGKPLVDRNALIPIHDTTSVAGSTNIANNETLASPSGDLIERKTPVRRKKVRFLMPEGSPRMRVSVREELQELIDARESGTAYFLGQSHLTVRNDSNFLKKFLIMAYVFLDKNCREPPVALNIPHAALVEVGMVYII